In Prochlorococcus marinus CUG1435, the genomic window AAAGGTAAATTTATTTCACTTTGAGTAGCATTTGAAAGCTCAATTTTTGCTTTCTCTGCAGCTTCAGTAAGTCTTTGTAAAGCTTGCTTATCCTGTCTAAGGTCAATTCCCTCATTTGATTTAAAAGTACTAGCTAAATGATCTACGATGCATCTATCAAAATCGTCACCACCTAAATGTGTATCTCCAGATGTAGACAAAACTTCAGTTACTCCATCTCCAGCTTCAATAACTGAAACATCAAATGTTCCTCCACCTAAGTCAAAAACAAGAATTTTTTCATTTTCTTTATCCAAACCATATGCTAAAGCTGCAGCAGTTGGCTCGTTAACAATCCTGAGGACTTCTAAACCAGCAATCTTTCCTGCATCTTTTGTAGCCTGTCTTTGAGAGTCATTAAAATAAGCTGGAACTGTAATTACAGCCTGTGTCACTTTTTCGCCAAGGTATTTACCTGCATCATCTGCTAACTTTCTTAAAACTTGAGAACTTACCTCTTCAGGAGAAAACTGCTTATCCAAAATAGGACACTTTAATTTGACGCTAGAACCCGATTTTTCAACAGAATAACTAACTTCTTTAGATTCTTCATTAACTTCATCCACTCTTCTACCAACAAAACGCTTTGCTGAATAAAAAGTGTTTTCAGGATTCATTACTGCTTGTCTTTTAGCAATTTGACCAACAAGCTGATCTTGATTTTTAGTATATGCAACAACTGATGGAGTAGTTCTGAAACCCTCAGCATTTGCTATTACAGTAGGTTTACCACCTTCCATTACTGCGACACAACTATTAGTTGTTCCTAAGTCGATTCCTACAACCTTACCCATGGGTAAATTCTCATATTTTATATTCTCCATAATCGGTCATCGGAGTCATTATTGTTACTCAAAGACGGGGTGTGGTTCCCGAACAGATCGTAATTTTTTTAAAAAAAATTTCTAAACATGATTACAAGTAAGACATCTTTTATTGCATTAATCGGCAATCCAATTAGCCACTCTTTGTCACCAATCATGCAAAATGCTGCTCTTCAATATTTAGGATTAGATTTAATTTATATTGCAATACCTTGTAAAAATGAAGATCTAGAAATAGTTCTCAATTCTTTGAAAAAAATTAATTGCAAGGGATTAAATATTACAATTCCCTTTAAGGAAAAAGTATTTGACCTTTGTAGTGAAATTTCACCTATTGCCAACCAGCTTAAGGCAATTAATACACTTAAATTAAATTCTAAAAAAGAATGGAGTGCAACTAATACAGATGTAGAAGGATTTATTTATCCATTAAAAAACTTAAATTTAAGAAACAAACAATCGATTGTACTAGGCTCTGGTGGAGCAGCGAGATCAGTTATACAAGGATTAATAAATTTGAATTTTTCAACAATTTCAGTAGTGTCACGCAACAAAAAATCATTAGATGACTTAACAAAAAATTTTGAAAGTCAAATTAAAATTAAGGGTTTGTTAAATAATGATGATAAGGCTAAGAATTTTATTGAAGAAGCAGATTTAATTGTAAATACCACACCAGTCGGAATGAAAATAGCTACAAATGAAACAAATGAATTACCATATGGAGAAATTTTTTGGAGATCCCTTAATGAGAAAACAATTGTTTATGATTTAATCTACAATCCTGCACCAACTGACTTATTAAAATTTAGCGCTAATAAAGGTTGCATGACTATCGATGGTTTACAAATGCTTGTTGCTCAAGGAATTCAATCATTATCCTTTTGGACTGATGGTTTAGAAGTACCTTTTCATATCATGAATAACGCTTTAAAAAAATATCTTAAAAAAAATAATGGTAATTTTTAAGAAATTGCCCATCATAATGTATGGTGAATAATGAACAGACGCTCATCGCATACATTTATGAGCCAAAGCCCTTGTCTGAAACTATGAACGATCAACAATCTTATTACGAAACAATGTACATCCTTCGCCCTGATATTGCGGAAGATGAAGTAACTAATCACATTAACAAATACAATAAACTTTTAGAAGAATTTGGCGGCACTATTGTAGATAGTCAAATGAGAGGCAAGAGAAGATTAGCCTATCAAATAGCAAAGCATAGAGAAGGTGTGTACGTTCAATTAAGTCATCAAGGTGACGGACAACATATTTTTAAAATTGAAAAAGCAATGAGACTGAGTGAAGATGTTATTAGATACATGACGGTTAAACAAGAAGGGCCTTTACCAACACCAAAAACTTCGAACAAGAGTACACCTCAGACAGATAACAAAGATAATCTAAAAGCCAAAGTAGAATCTAAAGAGGGTCAACCAGAAACAACTACTGAAACTTCAACTTCAGTAAAAGATAATACTGAAACCAATGAAAATGGAGAATCTTAAATGTTAATCATTAGTTTTTGAATTTAACTCGGCCCAAATTTTATTAGACATACCCCACATATAAATAAAACCCTCTGCTAAGGAATGATTAAACACATCTTCTCTACTGTAAGTTGCTAAATCTTCCCTATATAGAGAATTATTTTCAGATATTCTTCCAATGATTGTTGCATTCCCCTTATAAAGTCTAATCTTTACTCTTCCATTGACTGAAGTTTGAGTCGATGAAATAAATGCATCCAAACTATCTTTAAGAGGTCCAAACCAAAAACCTTGATAGACTAATTGACCCCATTTTTTTTCCACTGTTCCTTTAAAATCGATAACATCTGGGTTTAATGTAATGCTTTCTAATTCCTTGTGAGCTTTTATTAAAAGTAAGAGGCCAGGTGTTTCGTAAATCTCTCTACTTTTTATTCCTACTACTCGATCTTCAATCATATCAATTCTTCCAAAACCATGCTCGCCTGCAAGAAAATTAGCTTTTTTTATAATCTCTACAGGGGTTAAAGATTCATCATTAATTCCAACAGGAAACCCATTTTTAAAAATTATTTCTATATCTTGAGGAGTATCAGGTGATTTATCAATAGATGATGTCATTGCAAAAATATCTTCAGGCGCCTCTTGCATTGTGTCTTCTAATACGCCTGCTTCAATACTCCTACCGAGTAAATTAACATCTATTGAATATGGTGATTTTTTTGATACTGGTGCAGGAATTCCAAATTTTTCTCCATACAATATTGCCTCTTCTCTACTCATTTTCCATTCCCTTGCAGGAGTAATTATTTTCAAATCAGGACCTAAAGCATGAATTGCTAAATCAAATCGAACTTGATCATTCCCTTTACCAGTACATCCATGAGCGACTGCGTCAGCACTAAACTCTCGAGCAATATTTACTAGATTCTCTGCAATTAAAGGCCTAGCAAGAGCTGTAGATAAAGGATATTTATCTTGATATAATGCGTTTGCTCTAATGGCTGGGAAAGCATATCTCTCAACAAAACTATTAACTAAATTACCAACAATTGATTGAGATGCACCAGAATTTAATGCTTTTTGCCTAATAAGTTCTAAATCCTCCCCTTGTCCAAGATCAGCCACAAAAGTAACCACTTCTGAAATTCCATATTCATTCTTTAAATATGGAATACAAACGCTCGTATCTACGCCACCAGAATAAGCTAGTACAACTTTTTTTACCTGATGCATCTAAATTTGCTCCATAAATTTTAATTTTTGACTTAATTAAGAATTTGAAAACTTATTAAAAACTAATACTATTGTAACTAAAAGAGCTGGACCAAAAACTAGTAATAAGAGAAGAAAGTTATTAATTATTAAAACATCGGGATTCAAATATCCAAGAAGTTTTAATAATCCAGACAGCAACAAGGAAATTAAGCAGATAAAAAAGTATTTTAAATTTCCTTTATCAAACATAGTTTTTCGTGTGCATCATTATGTATTATCTTATATATAGAACATAATCTTTAATGGACTCAAATAAACTAAAACTTAGATTAGACGATATTTCTGAAGTTAACCCAGCTTTAACTTGCTATCACAGAGATGATCCAGCTCCTGTTTTGCCCCTAAGAGATGAACCTGATCTGCTATCTTGGCTTGAAAATACAGGAAGGCTGGTTGCTGAAAAAGAAGGAGATTCACAAGAGATTAGTACGATAGAGGAAGAAGAACTTTCAGCGCTAATGGGAGAGAAAGAAGATTATAAAACTGAAGAGGAACCTTCATTAGAGGATGATTGGGAAGATTAAAGAATTTAACTTTAAATCGTTATTAATATTAAATACTTTTGCTTTAATAGTTACTTCCTTTTTTTTTAAAAATTTTATTTTTATAGGAGTTTATACGTTATTTTTCTTTATTTCTTTATTCACAACAAAAAATGGTCTAAAGATAATCAAAAAATTAAATCTACTCCAAAATATTAGAACTGAAGGTCCTGCTAATCACTTTAGAAAAAGTGATACCCCAACAATGGGAGGAGTTTTCATGATTATCCCTCTTTTGATTTTTCTTTTAATAATTACTATCAATTTAGGTTCCCTAAAATTATTTCTTTTATTACTTACTATTTTTGGCTTTTTTATTACAGGCTTTTTAGATGATTATATAAGTATTAAAAACAAAAAAAACACCGGTTTAAAAACAAAAGAAAAATTTATACTTCAAAGTATCATCTCAATAATTTTTATATCTTTAGCCTATGAAAAAGATTTAATAAATCCACTTATCTCAGTATCTGAGTCCTG contains:
- a CDS encoding shikimate dehydrogenase, yielding MITSKTSFIALIGNPISHSLSPIMQNAALQYLGLDLIYIAIPCKNEDLEIVLNSLKKINCKGLNITIPFKEKVFDLCSEISPIANQLKAINTLKLNSKKEWSATNTDVEGFIYPLKNLNLRNKQSIVLGSGGAARSVIQGLINLNFSTISVVSRNKKSLDDLTKNFESQIKIKGLLNNDDKAKNFIEEADLIVNTTPVGMKIATNETNELPYGEIFWRSLNEKTIVYDLIYNPAPTDLLKFSANKGCMTIDGLQMLVAQGIQSLSFWTDGLEVPFHIMNNALKKYLKKNNGNF
- a CDS encoding argininosuccinate synthase, giving the protein MHQVKKVVLAYSGGVDTSVCIPYLKNEYGISEVVTFVADLGQGEDLELIRQKALNSGASQSIVGNLVNSFVERYAFPAIRANALYQDKYPLSTALARPLIAENLVNIAREFSADAVAHGCTGKGNDQVRFDLAIHALGPDLKIITPAREWKMSREEAILYGEKFGIPAPVSKKSPYSIDVNLLGRSIEAGVLEDTMQEAPEDIFAMTSSIDKSPDTPQDIEIIFKNGFPVGINDESLTPVEIIKKANFLAGEHGFGRIDMIEDRVVGIKSREIYETPGLLLLIKAHKELESITLNPDVIDFKGTVEKKWGQLVYQGFWFGPLKDSLDAFISSTQTSVNGRVKIRLYKGNATIIGRISENNSLYREDLATYSREDVFNHSLAEGFIYMWGMSNKIWAELNSKTND
- a CDS encoding DUF3134 domain-containing protein — encoded protein: MDSNKLKLRLDDISEVNPALTCYHRDDPAPVLPLRDEPDLLSWLENTGRLVAEKEGDSQEISTIEEEELSALMGEKEDYKTEEEPSLEDDWED
- a CDS encoding 30S ribosomal protein S6; protein product: MNDQQSYYETMYILRPDIAEDEVTNHINKYNKLLEEFGGTIVDSQMRGKRRLAYQIAKHREGVYVQLSHQGDGQHIFKIEKAMRLSEDVIRYMTVKQEGPLPTPKTSNKSTPQTDNKDNLKAKVESKEGQPETTTETSTSVKDNTETNENGES